ATTATACAAAATACTTTGTGCCCGATTTTCTTCAgcatttgccttttttttttaaataagttagCAGTTTCATAACCACTTAATCAACACCTTCTTGAAATAATAgacttttccatgttttttgtGCTCTTGATGATGCAGACCACCTTTTCTAAAATAAGTCACCGTTGGCAGATTGGTGCAATGTCAAATTTACCGATACATGATGGATACTAAGCTTGCAGTTTAAGTAAAAGCTGTGCTTGATTGCTTTGACAGGTATCCCATATTTGAGAATCCGTATCCTCTAACTATCCACGAGTCGCCGGTGACCTGTGTGGAGTACTTCGCCGACTGCCCCGCTGAACTCATTCCTGCACTTTACTCCGTCGGCAGCCGGCAAAAGAGACAAGGTTACAGCAAGAAGGTAAGTGAAATGCGATCTGAATTTAGATCAGTTGAAGTGGAAGATTCAGTATGTTAATACATGTGCTGTGGTATTTTGACAGGAATGGCCTGTTAGTGGAGGAAACTGGGGTCAAGGCACACAGAGTTACCCAGAAATCATAATCACTGGGTTAGTGTTAACTTTATTAAATGGATCATTCTTATATTAGACAATTTATGTTTAGCAGACAtgaaaaaattgaatttttttatgTTCGTTCTTCTCCTGAAAACAGACATGCTGATGGATCAATCAAATTTTGGGACGCTTCTGCATGTGAGTAGCTTtcttttcagttatttattacatttttttatataagATTTCTTTTTGCATTGATAGCCAGCAGTGACTCATCATgatcatttctttcctgaagtAATGCTCCAAGTGCTGTACAAGCTGAAGACTGCCAAGGTGTTTGAGAGGGCTCGCgggaaggaggagaagcccAGCACGGATATCGTGGACGAGGACCCGTTCGCCATCCAGACGCTGTCCTGGTGTCCCGAGAGCAGGATGCTGTGTGTGGCCGGAGTCTCCGCTCACGTTATCATCTACAGGTtcagcaaacaggaagtcaccACGGAGGTTGTTCAGGTTTGTTCACAGTCGAACTGCAGCGTTCAAATTGGTCGTTCAATATTTGACATTCTTTAAAttctaagattttttttttgattttggaGCCTGTTTCTTCTTAAAGGAATGGAGACAGTTTATGCTTCAGTAACTTGATCCCTCACGATGAGTCTTAACTGTTATTACACAGTCATAACAATAATTACTAAATTACTTGATTGCTTTTCACATTGATGCCAAAAAAAGCCCGAAATTATCACTGAAGATAAGAAATTGTGTATGAAGTGAGCAGTGTTCTTTGCACGCGACCCAACGTCACATGAGGCAGCCAGTCAGATCAGGTCAGGTGTTGATCTTgattcttttccttttgcaaAGGCTGTCCTTGAGTCTGTCTGTTTGACTTTTAGAGGAAGAATATACATCGATTTCACTTGTTGAGAAATTTTACCTCCTGAAatcaaaagaggaaaacattgttcagCTTGCAAATGTTTTAAAGAAAGTGCTTTAAAAGACTATTACAGCTACAAATATCGTAAGAGAGCagccagtgttttctttttcttccctagcagcttgtaatttttttttaaaaattggaATTGGAAATCTGGAATCATACATGTTTGATCACTGCGTTTCTTCTGCCTTTGTTTAGCTTCTGGAGGTGCGGATGCAGTGCGAGTTCAGCGATGTGGACTCCCCTGATCCGGGAGGGGATCAGACCCCCACCCTGCCCACCCCCGGCGCTTCCTCCAGCCCTCAGGAGGCAGAGCCTCCCACTCAGCCCTCCACAGGCAGCAACTCTTCTGATGGACCCCGAGACAATATACCCTGTCTACAGTACGAACTTTCATGTTCTCTGGCCTTGCTTTTCGTGAAAGTCTTAATTGGACTCAGGCTGCTATGGAACAGACTGACGCACTGATGCGAAAAGGAAGCCCTTCCAGTCCGTCTCCCACTCTTTTATCActgcacaaacaaaataaacattcttaaaaatcattcaaaagctgTAAGAAGGAAGGAGAGACGGAGTGGCTGGATCAAAGACCCCGTTattctgtttgtgtctcactCTAATGATGCTAATTCATTCGGTTGTAAAGCGGTCCCTGTTGTTTCCTCCCGCCGTGCGTCTGCAGGGTGCGGAGCTCCCCGCTGAAGCAGTCTCCCGGCTaccaggtggagctggtggtccAGCTGGTGTGGGTGAGCGGGGAGCCACCTCAGCCGATCACCAGCCTGGCAATCAATTCCTCCTACGGCCTGTAAGTCTCCGTGGCCAGCGCGCtccgtgttttctttttttgacatgtTGCGTCATTTTCCTGCCCACTCTTGTTGTGGAGGATCTTTCCTCTGTCGTGGTAAATGTGCATGCgtgaggagagggggggggatgGGAGTAAAAGCCAGTCTAAACCACAGCTCTGAGTTGTGTCGCCCCGCTTGTCTTCCAGCGTTGTGTTTGGAAACAGCAGCGGCCTGGCTGTGGTGGACTACCTCCAGAAAACCCTGCTTCTCAACATGGGGACTTCAGAGCTGTACAGCCCGTCCGACCCCTACCAGGGGCAGCCCCGCTCCCCGCGTAAAGCCCGGCAGCCCTCCGGAGGTGAGCCGCGCTCCGCCGATCAGTCGATGCTCCACGTATTCGCGGCAGCCTTCATTTTCCTGTGTCGCTGAGCCCGGCGGGTCAGGGAGGCAGCGCCGGCACTTGGCAGCCGCCCCGGCTTCGCGCCGTGAGCGCCGCCCCCTGCAGTAGCTCCTCTCCCTCAACAGGGGGCATCGCTGACAGATTCTCCATCTGTTCACTTGGACGCAGCAAAGACAGTCCAGCATGCATGTTGGTGATCCATGCAGTCTGAGCGGATGCTGCATCAGAGCCGCTCTGCTGGTCGTCTTATCTTTTTCTCTCGCCGACCAAATGATGctctcactctttttttccaCGCCTGTTAATGCGGTGTCTTTCGTCTGTCTGTTGTTGTCAAATCCTCCTGTCGCTCACTGTTTATATTCATTCTTTTCAGTCTCAGTAGTCTGATGCTCGCCTCAAAATAAAACCGAATTCACTCAAACTGCAAGAATTATTGATAAATGCTCCTTTTTACTGTCACAAAATCGAGCAGCAGGCCACTGAGACTCAATACTGTCTTCTCGTTTGCACTTACGAtctccagtcttttttttttttttgtctcttacTCTTGTTTCCTGTGATTTGGGTAAAGACATTCCACCTGTGGCGTCTTGCATGTCCAGACTGTCTAACATGTATTCTGAGTCTGTGAAAAAACTGCGTTCATCTCACTTCAGTAAGTCATGCTGCGTCTCGATCTTTTCTCCTCCCCCCACTGTGCCACCGTTTCCCTCTCAACCTGTGTTTGATCTCTTGAAGATTCACTCCTTGGttttggtgtgaaaaaaaaagagagaaagacttTCTATTTTAGCATCAGGACTGATGTGGGAAGGCCGATTTGAGACATCACAAAACCAGGAAGTGCGTCTTTAAACCCAACCACCTGCCGCACTAGATAAACAAGACTGAGTCAACCGATTTGTTCCTAATCTGAGCGGCCTTGTTTACTACATTGTGTGAGTAGCTCCCCTCGCCTTTGTTCAAACACAGGTGTGAGTCCTGTTCGTGAAGGGGGAACCGTCCTGCACGTCTCCGTCACGTCTCTCCGCTCCGGCGCTTGATTGTAACGAGCGGCTAATTATTGGCtgtctgcagactggagccatGTCGGGTTACAGCAGCTTCAACCTGCAATCCagatgagaggaaggagaaatAATACTGGGTACATCCTACCAATATAGTAAAGGATTTGTAGACCTCAAAGATGCTTGAGATAGAGCTGCCTCCGAGCAGGGAGACGTCGACAGTATGCAGAACTGTGgcccctccaggaccaggatcccTCACCTCTGCTCTAAAAGCCGAACCTTAATTAATTCCGTGTTCGCTGTAGGAAGCACATCTTTAGGAAGAGCTACTCCAGAGAGGGACTATTTCCGCTGTAATTTTAATCACCGCTTTCTGTGGCTCCCGCAGCGCTGTGTGACTCCAACGACGGGTCCAACGCCTCAGAGGACCGCTGCAAATCGCCCACTTCAGGTACGTCTCTGTCGGTTTCACACTGACCCGGCTGCCCACTCATCCCTGCCCCCCTCGGGTTGGGAGTGCAGGGATTGTGAttcgggggcggggccagccgATCCGCCCGTCCTCCCGGGTCGTGATCGATAATTTGCAAACCCATCTGTTTTAATCGCTGCTCTTCACCACGTAGGATCCACCTCACCCTGCAATTCAGACGACGATCGAAAGCAAAACTTCATAGAGAAGGGTACTGTATGTGGAAATGtcaccgagtgtgtgtgagctagCCGAATTCATCTGATGTGTATCTTTAACCTCATTTCCAGTGAAGTTCAAAAGCAGACGCTTTTCCAAGACGGTTGCCAATGACTTTGGTAGTGTATCCACTGAATGTATACTCCGCGATCACTCGCTCTTTTCCTCTGACTGACGGCGTCCTAACCCAACCGTGCCTTAatcctcctccagcctgtgTGTCTTTCGCCAGTGAATGCCTGATTATCTGTACAGAAACGCAATTGTGGTTAATAATTCAAATTGTGGGGGTGTTTTTTAATTGAGGATTTATGAAATCAATCAAGATTCGTTATCAAATGCATGTCAGGACATCTTTTCAATTAAGAGCTGAGATTTTCTATGCATGTTTGTGTCATGATGCCGTTTTTACACGGATGAGCCGAATTGGAAAGAAATACTGAAAGCGATCTACTTTTAAAGATACAACAGCATAGAAAATCTGCCTTCTACCTCAATCTTTGCAGCACTAACGTCTAACCACCCAAACAAATCTCATTCCTCTTCAAATCTTTGTCTGTTTCTGATTGCAGGGTTTCAGTTCAGCGCTGAAATGTTTGGCTatactcttattttttttttatatatttttttttaaatctctccaCCTACTCTTTTTGCATAACTGAATTGTAATTACCTTGTTTTCCCAGCTGACTCTTGCTTTGTTTGACATTACAGACTCCTTTAATTGTCTGTGATGCCTCTCATTGGTATTCACGCGGTTTTCCTGCAGAGTGCTCGCAGACTGTAAGCGGCAACTTTTGGGGACCCTCCGAAATGGCAGCGCTGCCGGTGACGAGCAGCGTAATGAAACGCAATAACCACGACCGCTCCCAGTCGCTTTGAAAGCAAAATGCTTTACAGTAAGGCTGGCTTGCAACAAGAAGGTGCAGTTTTATTTGAGATGAGCTCGAATCTATTTGCTCTCCTTTGTTTGTGATTGCACGATATGAGTTTATGCCGTAGTAATTGTGTCGATGTCGACTCAGATATTGTGTGTAATGCTCAAATTACTTCCAGTAGGGCTTGTATTTGCATCAAAGAGCAGTAAATCATCATTTTAATTCAGTAAATATGCAGATTTCCTGAAGAAGGTGGTGTAgtggaaagagaaaatcaaGAGAAAGAGTCCTTCATGTGTCTGCGTGGGTTTTCTCCGGGCACCCCGGCTTCATTCctcggtccaaaaacatgcgttTGGCTTTAATTGGTGACTTCAGATTGCCTGTAGCCGGGAGTGtttgtgtgggagtgtgtttaTCGCTGTGCCCTGCCTTTATCTGAGTCAGCTGGGGTCAGCTCCTCTCAACCCTAAACTAGTTAAAAACATGTAAAGAGGTTATTAATAAATAGGTTGCATCTTTTtcatactattttttttttcagatatatGTATTGATTAGTATGTGTACGTGTATTTGCATTGCTCATCTCATCAAACACAACCATGGCTTtaattttatgtatatttaccaaattaattttgtgttttggttaaCGATATGTTTAAAGAGGCAAAACTTTATCCAAACCCAGCCAAAGAAAAGGTCCCCAACAGTTGTCCTGCAGTTAGTGGCGCCACTCCTAAGTAGAAGTTATGATTGTTTACATGAGCAGggggaataaaatgaaatgatttgaaTAATTCCAGAGTCCCTGCTTGCGATCTAATGTGACTGTTGTTCAGAATATGTCGCTCTTTCCTCATAAAACAGgggtgtttgtttctgttacaGCCAAGATGTCTCGGAAAATTAGCTCCTCTGGTGAGCAAAAGCCAGACCAGGGTAAGCACAACCCAGCCACTTTTAGACTTTCTGAGAACTCCTGTGttttcttgcaggtgtttcCTCTTGTCTGAAGCCTCCTCTTTGTGCTCGGTCTTCAGTCTTTTTAGAGTGCATCCTGTCGttgagccgtgtgtgtgtgtgtgtgtgtgtgtgtgtcagtgtgagagCAGTGGTGTCGTGGTATTTTTCTGCTTGTAAAGTTGAGACGAACACTCTTTCTGTTTGCATTGGGAGCAGCGGGGAGGGTCCCAGGAAGGCGCCCTCTGACATGTAAAAAGCGCATTAATAGTCAGAGAGAAGTCAGGACGGCGGCCATGATGAGCCGGAAGGGGGGCATCTGTAGAACTATATCAGCCCCCAACTGCTGTGAGTGGACCAGCCGTGGTCTGACTTGAGCTGAAGTGAGATAACTGGTACTAACCCTCTTCCCTTCTCACCCCACACCGAGGCTTTGTGGCCAGAGATGATTAACGTGTGACACTAACCCTCTCACAGCGACCGCCTCTCGTTCTCCTCGGGGAAGCTCTGCTGGCTCCACTGTTAAAACTCtcacgtcccccccccccccccccccccccccacccccccgtttACAGTTTCTTGCTTGTGAAGAAGCTCGCCGGATGGGGCGGCGTTTTCTGGCTCCCTGTGtctcagatctgtgtgtgtttctgttgggaTCCCTCGTCCTCATTGCCGTCGGCATTAATAATTCCTGCTCCCTTAAATGCCACTTCTTCCTCGGGAGTTGGAGCCGtccttcagcttttctttttctttttttttccacattgagACATTTGTTGATAAAATTGCAGATAAAGAAATTGGAAGATTATGCAAGACCTTCTCAATgttgagggaaaaaagaaaaaaaaaaaagacagatgttttgctttgtgttcGCTCCGGGTCGTCCTCCTCAATGACATGAATGTAAAGGAAGGTCTCCTCTGTGAAGCTTTTTGCCCGCAGATCGTTGCCCTAACCCGTGACCCGAGCTTGTTGTTTTGCTCTGAAAGGCGCTCGCCGCCGTGCCGCTCGCATCCGACACCAATCACTTCCTCattctcctctctttctttcttttcccgcCTGACCCTGCTTGTCTAGACGCCAAGGATAACTCCTTCACGCGCTCGCGCAGCTCCAGCGTCACCAGCATCGACAGAGAATCCCGGGAGGCCATCTCGTCCTTTCACTTCTGCGAGAGCTTCCCCCGGAAGACGGACGGCCAGGTCGGCCCCTGCCTGCTGGTGGGAACCACGCAGGGCTCCGTCATGACGGTGGCCCTCAGCCTGCCGCCGGCCGGGGACCAGAGGCTGCAGCAGTCGCTCGGCATCGCCTCCTGTGGTAAGAAGCCCGAGAAAACATGGTGTGACAAAGGATACCTGCAGATTATCAGAATTCGATCGTTTTCTGACCAGCTCCTTTCCAATTTGAAGTGACACTCTGAACCTTGCAGGCACGATGGTCAGGCTCAAAGGAGGCGTTTTAACCATGGCGCTGCTGGACTTCACTGGAGCTCTGCTGCCCCCTCCCTACGAGTCGTGGTACGACCCCAACGCCTCGGATGAAGAGAAGGAGAAGGTCCGGAGGCGCAGGCCGGCCTCCCCGCCCGCCTCGCAGGAGGGCCAGGACACCCAGTTCGCCGTGGTGTGCTCGGAGAAGCAGGCCAAAGTGTTGGCCCTGCCCTCTCAGACCCGCCTgtacaaacacaacatcacGGAGACGTCCTTCGTGCTGCGGGCGGACGTCGTGCAGATGGCCGGAACCAACTGCATCGCCTGCTTCTGCGCCAACGGGCACATCATGACCCTGAGGTATCGCCGCGCACCCGACTCCGCCCATATCTGAATCCAACTGCAGCCTGACGTTACGCTCTCCGCTCTTCTCCTCGCCGCAGTTTGCCCAGCCTACGGCCTCTGCTGGATCTGAACTACCTGCCGTTAACAGACATGCGGATAGCCAGAACGTTCTGCTTCTCGAACCTGGGCCAGGCGCTGTACCTCACCTCCCCCACTGAGATCCAGAGGATCACCTACAGCCAGGAGACCTGCGACAACCTGCAGGTCAGAAACCCTTCAAGTCCTTCAGCGAATTCAACTGTGAAGGTTTCTtcaatcaaaacattatttctttttcctgatAGCTATTAGAGTCAAATTTGGCCGACATTCTGCTTTACAGCCGCTTTCCAACAGCAAGCAGGAATGTGGGctatttgaagaagaaaaagagaaaaaaaaacaattagcaGCAGAAATATGGACTGTGAGTAATGATTAGATTAGCTCTGAGGAGATTGGCCTTGTCTGATTGAAATTACAGCGGGTTTAGAGAAGGTGCTGTAACCCTTTGATGATCCAATCAGAGTCCATGCAAATGGGACATGGGATTACCGCCCACTGTGAAGATTTGTGCTCGTTTCTGTGTCGGTGTTTTGAGAAAAAGTGCACTGGCAAAGCGCAGATGTTCATTTGAGGGAGATAAAGCTGCTCTTAAACATATTGGAAAGACTATTAAATAGTTAAAAGAACGTTTCATGAGGAGTAACCAGTGTAGATGTGCTGACGACTGTTTCTTCCTCAGGAGATGCTCAGTGAGCTTTTCACCCCTGTGGAGACTCCAGAGGCTCCAAACAGAGGTTTCTTCAAAGGCCTTTtcgggggaggagctcagtctcTGGACAGAGAAGATCTCTGTGAGTGTGATGGATGTGACGAAGATAGTTCTTTCCTTTGCgtttgtttaaaatttgtaaaatgtttgtgtatttttctctctgccAGTCGGTGAAACGGCCGCCGGCAAGGCGTCCCGCACCCTGGCGCAGCACATCCCCGGCCCGGGCAGCATGGAGGGCATGAAGGGAGCGGCGTCGGGCGTGGTGGGCGACCTGGCCCGGGCCAGGATAGCCCTGGACGAGAGGGGGCAGAAGCTGggcgagctggaggagaggacggcGGCCATGATGGCCAGCGCAGAGTCCTTCTCCAAACATGCTCACGATGTACGGACTCCAGATCAGAAGAAACACTCACAGCTTCGGTTCTGTGTCATTCTAACTGAACTTTCCtcttcccccccctccccagatGATGGTGAAGTACAAAGATAAGAAGTGGTACCAGCTCTGATGACAGCGTGGGGAGCAGCGGACTCTCTAATCACGCACAGTATCTCTAAGGAGCTGCAGgtccctcttcttctcttctcgaTTTCTCTCcaccggggggtgggggggcttctGTTCAACAgaatcatgcttttttttttttttttttaatcgtccCCCTCAGCACAATATCACCACTCTGTTACCTCAGTCACCAGAGGACTGCTGCAGAGTAGACACTAGCCAGTGGACACGGGCAGAAATGGACGAAGAGAAGGTCGTAAGGAGTCTCTCCTTCACTTTCACCTGAGAGCAACCAGGAGAGAGCGGACCTTTCATACCCATCATGCACTCGTATATGTctcatatataaatatatatatataaatatataaagctATATATCTACACACGTTGCTGTTCTGTTCTGAAAGAGGAAAGACAAATCTGCAAAAAATGTACTAGTGGTGGCCTGACTGCAGTTCttcgttttcctttttttctgccctTTATGGTGTCTGCCAAACGGTGAACTTGAAACGAGGAGAAAAGTCTGatgacccccccctcccccaaacCCCCCCTTTATGTCCTTCAGAAGTAATCAAGTCAGTGAAGAAGTCAGGTTGTGAAGAACCGATTTAATCAATGAAGGATTCGCGTTTGTCTAAATTATTTTTGGAAGTTTGTCTTCAGTCCGTCGTCagtcagtttgtcttttttcttttctgttttttttttgtccagaaaGGGCCTTTTTCAAGCACTTAAAGCAGTAAAAGCAAGTGAAGGACAAGGAGATGATGAATCTATTGCCTCTCATCGAATAAGGGCTGGTAGTACACTAGTTCATCACCGACCATAACTTTTACAGCATTTTTGCATTCAAGTTGTTTTAGGTGAGACCGAcagctgg
Above is a window of Salarias fasciatus chromosome 19, fSalaFa1.1, whole genome shotgun sequence DNA encoding:
- the stxbp5b gene encoding syntaxin-binding protein 5 isoform X2; this translates as MKKFNIRKVLDGLTAASSSSSSSAAQPGTPSQNDVVQETLQSEHFQLCKTVRHGFPYQPSSMAFDPVQKILAIGTQTGALRLFGRAGVECYCQHESGAAVIQLQFLINEGALVSALADDSIHLWNLRQKIPAILHSLKFNKERITYCHLPFQSKWLYIGTERGNIHIVNVESFTLSGYVIMWNKAIELSTKTHPGPVVHISDNPMDEGKLLIGFECGVVVLWDLKSKKADYRYNYDEAIHSVAWHHEGKQFVCSHSDGTLTTWNVRAPAKAAQIITPHGKQPKDGKKPEPCKPILKVEYKTTRAGDPFMVLSGGLSYDTVGRRACLTVMHGKSTAVLEMDYPIVDFLTLCETPYPNDFQEPYAVVVLLEKDLVVIDLGQIGYPIFENPYPLTIHESPVTCVEYFADCPAELIPALYSVGSRQKRQGYSKKEWPVSGGNWGQGTQSYPEIIITGHADGSIKFWDASALMLQVLYKLKTAKVFERARGKEEKPSTDIVDEDPFAIQTLSWCPESRMLCVAGVSAHVIIYRFSKQEVTTEVVQLLEVRMQCEFSDVDSPDPGGDQTPTLPTPGASSSPQEAEPPTQPSTGSNSSDGPRDNIPCLQVRSSPLKQSPGYQVELVVQLVWVSGEPPQPITSLAINSSYGLVVFGNSSGLAVVDYLQKTLLLNMGTSELYSPSDPYQGQPRSPRKARQPSGALCDSNDGSNASEDRCKSPTSAKMSRKISSSGEQKPDQAGRVPGRRPLTCKKRINSQREVRTAAMMSRKGGICRTISAPNCYAKDNSFTRSRSSSVTSIDRESREAISSFHFCESFPRKTDGQVGPCLLVGTTQGSVMTVALSLPPAGDQRLQQSLGIASCGTMVRLKGGVLTMALLDFTGALLPPPYESWYDPNASDEEKEKVRRRRPASPPASQEGQDTQFAVVCSEKQAKVLALPSQTRLYKHNITETSFVLRADVVQMAGTNCIACFCANGHIMTLSLPSLRPLLDLNYLPLTDMRIARTFCFSNLGQALYLTSPTEIQRITYSQETCDNLQEMLSELFTPVETPEAPNRGFFKGLFGGGAQSLDREDLFGETAAGKASRTLAQHIPGPGSMEGMKGAASGVVGDLARARIALDERGQKLGELEERTAAMMASAESFSKHAHDMMVKYKDKKWYQL
- the stxbp5b gene encoding syntaxin-binding protein 5 isoform X3; this translates as MKKFNIRKVLDGLTAASSSSSSSAAQPGTPSQNDVVQETLQSEHFQLCKTVRHGFPYQPSSMAFDPVQKILAIGTQTGALRLFGRAGVECYCQHESGAAVIQLQFLINEGALVSALADDSIHLWNLRQKIPAILHSLKFNKERITYCHLPFQSKWLYIGTERGNIHIVNVESFTLSGYVIMWNKAIELSTKTHPGPVVHISDNPMDEGKLLIGFECGVVVLWDLKSKKADYRYNYDEAIHSVAWHHEGKQFVCSHSDGTLTTWNVRAPAKAAQIITPHGKQPKDGKKPEPCKPILKVEYKTTRAGDPFMVLSGGLSYDTVGRRACLTVMHGKSTAVLEMDYPIVDFLTLCETPYPNDFQEPYAVVVLLEKDLVVIDLGQIGYPIFENPYPLTIHESPVTCVEYFADCPAELIPALYSVGSRQKRQGYSKKEWPVSGGNWGQGTQSYPEIIITGHADGSIKFWDASALMLQVLYKLKTAKVFERARGKEEKPSTDIVDEDPFAIQTLSWCPESRMLCVAGVSAHVIIYRFSKQEVTTEVVQLLEVRMQCEFSDVDSPDPGGDQTPTLPTPGASSSPQEAEPPTQPSTGSNSSDGPRDNIPCLQVRSSPLKQSPGYQVELVVQLVWVSGEPPQPITSLAINSSYGLVVFGNSSGLAVVDYLQKTLLLNMGTSELYSPSDPYQGQPRSPRKARQPSGALCDSNDGSNASEDRCKSPTSGSTSPCNSDDDRKQNFIEKVKFKSRRFSKTVANDFAKMSRKISSSGEQKPDQDAKDNSFTRSRSSSVTSIDRESREAISSFHFCESFPRKTDGQVGPCLLVGTTQGSVMTVALSLPPAGDQRLQQSLGIASCGTMVRLKGGVLTMALLDFTGALLPPPYESWYDPNASDEEKEKVRRRRPASPPASQEGQDTQFAVVCSEKQAKVLALPSQTRLYKHNITETSFVLRADVVQMAGTNCIACFCANGHIMTLSLPSLRPLLDLNYLPLTDMRIARTFCFSNLGQALYLTSPTEIQRITYSQETCDNLQEMLSELFTPVETPEAPNRGFFKGLFGGGAQSLDREDLFGETAAGKASRTLAQHIPGPGSMEGMKGAASGVVGDLARARIALDERGQKLGELEERTAAMMASAESFSKHAHDMMVKYKDKKWYQL
- the stxbp5b gene encoding syntaxin-binding protein 5 isoform X1; the encoded protein is MKKFNIRKVLDGLTAASSSSSSSAAQPGTPSQNDVVQETLQSEHFQLCKTVRHGFPYQPSSMAFDPVQKILAIGTQTGALRLFGRAGVECYCQHESGAAVIQLQFLINEGALVSALADDSIHLWNLRQKIPAILHSLKFNKERITYCHLPFQSKWLYIGTERGNIHIVNVESFTLSGYVIMWNKAIELSTKTHPGPVVHISDNPMDEGKLLIGFECGVVVLWDLKSKKADYRYNYDEAIHSVAWHHEGKQFVCSHSDGTLTTWNVRAPAKAAQIITPHGKQPKDGKKPEPCKPILKVEYKTTRAGDPFMVLSGGLSYDTVGRRACLTVMHGKSTAVLEMDYPIVDFLTLCETPYPNDFQEPYAVVVLLEKDLVVIDLGQIGYPIFENPYPLTIHESPVTCVEYFADCPAELIPALYSVGSRQKRQGYSKKEWPVSGGNWGQGTQSYPEIIITGHADGSIKFWDASALMLQVLYKLKTAKVFERARGKEEKPSTDIVDEDPFAIQTLSWCPESRMLCVAGVSAHVIIYRFSKQEVTTEVVQLLEVRMQCEFSDVDSPDPGGDQTPTLPTPGASSSPQEAEPPTQPSTGSNSSDGPRDNIPCLQVRSSPLKQSPGYQVELVVQLVWVSGEPPQPITSLAINSSYGLVVFGNSSGLAVVDYLQKTLLLNMGTSELYSPSDPYQGQPRSPRKARQPSGALCDSNDGSNASEDRCKSPTSGSTSPCNSDDDRKQNFIEKVKFKSRRFSKTVANDFAKMSRKISSSGEQKPDQAGRVPGRRPLTCKKRINSQREVRTAAMMSRKGGICRTISAPNCYAKDNSFTRSRSSSVTSIDRESREAISSFHFCESFPRKTDGQVGPCLLVGTTQGSVMTVALSLPPAGDQRLQQSLGIASCGTMVRLKGGVLTMALLDFTGALLPPPYESWYDPNASDEEKEKVRRRRPASPPASQEGQDTQFAVVCSEKQAKVLALPSQTRLYKHNITETSFVLRADVVQMAGTNCIACFCANGHIMTLSLPSLRPLLDLNYLPLTDMRIARTFCFSNLGQALYLTSPTEIQRITYSQETCDNLQEMLSELFTPVETPEAPNRGFFKGLFGGGAQSLDREDLFGETAAGKASRTLAQHIPGPGSMEGMKGAASGVVGDLARARIALDERGQKLGELEERTAAMMASAESFSKHAHDMMVKYKDKKWYQL
- the stxbp5b gene encoding syntaxin-binding protein 5 isoform X6; protein product: MKKFNIRKVLDGLTAASSSSSSSAAQPGTPSQNDVVQETLQSEHFQLCKTVRHGFPYQPSSMAFDPVQKILAIGTQTGALRLFGRAGVECYCQHESGAAVIQLQFLINEGALVSALADDSIHLWNLRQKIPAILHSLKFNKERITYCHLPFQSKWLYIGTERGNIHIVNVESFTLSGYVIMWNKAIELSTKTHPGPVVHISDNPMDEGKLLIGFECGVVVLWDLKSKKADYRYNYDEAIHSVAWHHEGKQFVCSHSDGTLTTWNVRAPAKAAQIITPHGKQPKDGKKPEPCKPILKVEYKTTRAGDPFMVLSGGLSYDTVGRRACLTVMHGKSTAVLEMDYPIVDFLTLCETPYPNDFQEPYAVVVLLEKDLVVIDLGQIGYPIFENPYPLTIHESPVTCVEYFADCPAELIPALYSVGSRQKRQGYSKKEWPVSGGNWGQGTQSYPEIIITGHADGSIKFWDASALMLQVLYKLKTAKVFERARGKEEKPSTDIVDEDPFAIQTLSWCPESRMLCVAGVSAHVIIYRFSKQEVTTEVVQLLEVRMQCEFSDVDSPDPGGDQTPTLPTPGASSSPQEAEPPTQPSTGSNSSDGPRDNIPCLQVRSSPLKQSPGYQVELVVQLVWVSGEPPQPITSLAINSSYGLVVFGNSSGLAVVDYLQKTLLLNMGTSELYSPSDPYQGQPRSPRKARQPSGDIPPVASCMSRLSNMYSESVKKLRSSHFTLCDSNDGSNASEDRCKSPTSGSTSPCNSDDDRKQNFIEKVKFKSRRFSKTVANDFAKMSRKISSSGEQKPDQDAKDNSFTRSRSSSVTSIDRESREAISSFHFCESFPRKTDGQVGPCLLVGTTQGSVMTVALSLPPAGDQRLQQSLGIASCGTMVRLKGGVLTMALLDFTGALLPPPYESWYDPNASDEEKEKVRRRRPASPPASQEGQDTQFAVVCSEKQAKVLALPSQTRLYKHNITETSFVLRADVVQMAGTNCIACFCANGHIMTLSLPSLRPLLDLNYLPLTDMRIARTFCFSNLGQALYLTSPTEIQRITYSQETCDNLQEMLSELFTPVETPEAPNRGFFKGLFGGGAQSLDREDLFGETAAGKASRTLAQHIPGPGSMEGMKGAASGVVGDLARARIALDERGQKLGELEERTAAMMASAESFSKHAHDMMVKYKDKKWYQL